The following nucleotide sequence is from Streptomyces xiamenensis.
CCATGGATAGGCCCCCCTGATCCTACGGACAGGGGGGCCTCCATGGTTCCCGAGGTACGGGTCCGGGTGCGAGTCCCGGATCAGCGGCTCTCGATGACCACGGACTCGATCACCACGTCGTTGACGGGGCGGTCGGTCCGCGGGTTGGTCTGGGTGGTCGCGATCGCGTCCACGACCTTCTTCGACTCGTCGTTGGTGACCTCGCCGAAGATGGTGTGCTTCCCGGTCAGCCAGGTGGTCGGCGAGACCGTGATGAAGAACTGCGAGCCGTTGGTGCCCGGGCCCGCGTTGGCCATCGCCAGCAGGTAGGGCTTGGTGAAGGCCAGGTCCGGGTGGATCTCGTCCTTGAACTTGTAGCCCGGACCGCCGGTGCCGTTGCCCAGGGGGTCGCCGCCCTGGAGCATGAAGCCCTCGATCACCCGGTGGAAGACCGTGCCGTCGTACAGCTTGTCGGTGCTCTTGACGCCGGTGGCGGGGTTGACCCACTCCCGGGTGCCCTGGGCCAGCTCGGTGAAGTTCTGCACCGTCTGCGGGGCGTGGTTCGGGAAGAGCTCCAGCTCGATGTCGCCGCGGTTCGTCTTCAGAGTGGCGTACAGCTTCTCAGCCACGATGTACCTTCCGTTTACGTCAGTGACGGTGAACGATCCTGCCATGCGGTGGCGACACACCCTGCGCCCGGATGCCCGTTTCGCGTGCTGAGACCTCCCCCAAGCGGCATGATTTCCACACAAGTGGAGAGCAGGTCTTGATCGCAGAAAAGCGGTATGGAGGAGGACGTATGACGCACAAGCAAGGGGTGCGGTCGGTACGCGAGCAGGCGGCCTGCTACGCGCGCGGCGCCGGCGCGTATCTGGCCCCACACGCCCAGCGCGCGGCCTGTGCCGCCCGGGACGGCATGCGGCAGGGGTTCAGCCAGGCGCGGCAGAACCTGCCCGAGGGCATGGACGCCGCCGCCGTACGTGCCGCCGAGCGGGCCCGGGTTGCCGCCATCCGCACCCGGGAGGTCGCGGGGCCACGGATCGAGGCGGCCATGGCGGCTGCCGGTCCGGCGAGCCACGAGGCCGCGGAACGGTCCACGGCGGCGCTGGCCGCGCTCCGCGGACAGGTGACCCCCCAGGAGATCCAGCAGGTCCTGCACCGCCGCCGCTGTGCGGCGCGGCGCCGGCGCCGCCTGCGGCGGCTGGGCGTGGCCGGCGCGGTGGTCGGGGTGGCGGTGGTGGCCTGGCGGCTGTGGCAGAACCAGTCCAGCCCCGACTGGCTGATGGAGCCCACCCCGCCCACGGAGATCGACGCGGCGGACTCCCCCCGGGACCCCGATGTCCTGGGCGAGGACAGCGCACCGCGCCCGTAGTAAGCCCTGCGGTGGACCGCCACCCGGTGGCGGCGGGGCCCGGACCCTCCCGGCCTCAGGGGCGGCGGGCGAGGAGCGCGCCTGATCCGTCCAGGACGGGACACGGTAGACCCGCCGACGGCCACCGGGACGGTCCGGATACGGGTGAGGGCCCGGCAGCGTGTGCTGCCGGGCCCTCACCCGTGTGCTGCTCGACTCCGCGGTCGCGCGGGATCAGCCGGTCGCGCCGCCGAACGGCCAGCCGCCACCGCCCCCGTTGTCGTTCCCGTTGCCGCCGTCACCGCCGCCCGGGTCGCCGATCGCGCCGGGGTCGTAGGTGTAGACGGTCACCTCGGTGTCCTTGTCCACCGTCTGGCCGGGCGCCGGGTTGGTGACGGTGACCACGGCCGTGTCGTTCTCCGGGCCCTCGACCTTCACCCGCAGGCCCAGACCCTCCAGCGTCTGCCGGGCCGAGCCGATCGGCTGGTTGGCCAGCTCGGGGATCTGCACCTGCTCCGGCGGCTGGTTCGGCGACGGGATCGCCACCGTCAGGGTCACCGTGCCGGTGGGCGACTGCTGGCTGCCCGCGGTCGGCGACTGGCTGATCACGGTGTTCTCGTCACGCGAATCGTCGGTCTGGTTGACCCGGGTGACGGTGAAGCCCGCACCCTCCAGGGTGGCCTTCGCGCTGTCGAAGGGCTGGCCCACCACATCCGGCACCGCGATGGTGTCCGGCTCGGTCGCCACCGTGAGCGTGATGGTCTCGTCCGGCTTCGCCTCCGAACCGCCCTCCGGGTCCTGGGAGAGCACGGTGCCGGGCTCGACGTCGGCGTTGACCTCGGTCTCCTGCTCGATGGAGGTGAAGCCCGCCTCCTCGAGCTCGGCGAAGGCGTCGTCGTAGGACTTGTCCGTGACGTCCGGGACCTCGATGGCCGCCGGGCCATCGGACATGATCACCGTGACCGTGTCACCGCGCTTGATGTCCGAGCCGGCCGCCGGGTCGGTCTCGCAGATGGTGCCCTCGGCCTCCTCGCACGCCTTGCTGCCGTCTTCCTTGAGCTCGAATCCGTTGGCCTGCTGCTCGGCCTCCTCCAGGGTGAGCCCGGCGAGGTTCGGCACCTTGATCGAGCTGGTCGGCGGGTCACCCGCGAACAGCGCCTTGCCGATGAAGATCGCGCCGATCAGCACCAGCACACCGGCCAGTACCAGCAGGATCGTGGAGGTGTTGCTCTTGCGCTGGCGCCGGTCTGCCCGCCCGTAGCCGTCGTCGTAGCCGCCGCCGTCGGCGGGCGGCATCATCGCGGTCTGCGGGTCGGTCGCCCGCAGCGCGGTCGTCGGCCGGTCGTCGTACCCGTACGCCGCGGCGCCCACCGGCAGCGCGGCCGAGATCGGGCGGCCGTCGAGGGCGGCCTCGATGTCGGCGCGCATCTCGTCGGCGTTCTGGTACCGGTAGTCCGGGTCCTTCATCAGGGCCTTCAGCACGATGGCGTCGGTGTCCTGAGTGATCTCCGGATCGAAGACGCTCGGCGGCTGCGGCTCCTCGCGCACATGCTGGTAGGCCACCGCGACCGGGGAGTCCCCGATGAACGGCGGCCGGACCGCGAGCAGCTCGTACAGCAGGCAGCCCGTGGAGTACAGGTCGGAGCGGTTGTCGACCTGCTCGCCCTTGGCCTGCTCCGGGGAGAGGTACTGGGCGGTGCCGATCACCGCCGATGTCTGCGTCATCGTCATG
It contains:
- a CDS encoding peptidylprolyl isomerase — translated: MAEKLYATLKTNRGDIELELFPNHAPQTVQNFTELAQGTREWVNPATGVKSTDKLYDGTVFHRVIEGFMLQGGDPLGNGTGGPGYKFKDEIHPDLAFTKPYLLAMANAGPGTNGSQFFITVSPTTWLTGKHTIFGEVTNDESKKVVDAIATTQTNPRTDRPVNDVVIESVVIESR
- a CDS encoding DUF5324 family protein — protein: MTHKQGVRSVREQAACYARGAGAYLAPHAQRAACAARDGMRQGFSQARQNLPEGMDAAAVRAAERARVAAIRTREVAGPRIEAAMAAAGPASHEAAERSTAALAALRGQVTPQEIQQVLHRRRCAARRRRRLRRLGVAGAVVGVAVVAWRLWQNQSSPDWLMEPTPPTEIDAADSPRDPDVLGEDSAPRP
- the pknB gene encoding Stk1 family PASTA domain-containing Ser/Thr kinase, with the protein product MDEPRRLGGRYELGHVLGRGGMAEVHLAHDTRLGRTVAVKTLRTDLARDPTFQARFRREAQSAASLNHPAIVAVYDTGEDYVDGISIPYIVMEYVEGSTLRELLHSGRKLLPERALEMTIGVLQALEYSHRNGIVHRDIKPANVMLTTSGQVKVMDFGIARAMGDSGMTMTQTSAVIGTAQYLSPEQAKGEQVDNRSDLYSTGCLLYELLAVRPPFIGDSPVAVAYQHVREEPQPPSVFDPEITQDTDAIVLKALMKDPDYRYQNADEMRADIEAALDGRPISAALPVGAAAYGYDDRPTTALRATDPQTAMMPPADGGGYDDGYGRADRRQRKSNTSTILLVLAGVLVLIGAIFIGKALFAGDPPTSSIKVPNLAGLTLEEAEQQANGFELKEDGSKACEEAEGTICETDPAAGSDIKRGDTVTVIMSDGPAAIEVPDVTDKSYDDAFAELEEAGFTSIEQETEVNADVEPGTVLSQDPEGGSEAKPDETITLTVATEPDTIAVPDVVGQPFDSAKATLEGAGFTVTRVNQTDDSRDENTVISQSPTAGSQQSPTGTVTLTVAIPSPNQPPEQVQIPELANQPIGSARQTLEGLGLRVKVEGPENDTAVVTVTNPAPGQTVDKDTEVTVYTYDPGAIGDPGGGDGGNGNDNGGGGGWPFGGATG